One Myxococcota bacterium genomic region harbors:
- the rplU gene encoding 50S ribosomal protein L21, with protein MYAVIRTGGKQHRVQPGQSIRVERLAGDVGDSIELPEVLLVGGEGEARVGQPLVAGAKAVGTITAQGRGPKITIFKMKRRKGYRRKQGHRQDFTEIRVDKIEG; from the coding sequence ATGTACGCCGTGATCCGCACGGGTGGAAAACAGCACCGGGTCCAGCCGGGCCAGTCGATTCGCGTCGAGCGCCTGGCGGGCGATGTAGGCGATTCGATCGAGCTGCCCGAGGTGCTCCTGGTCGGCGGTGAAGGCGAAGCACGGGTGGGTCAGCCGCTCGTGGCCGGCGCCAAGGCCGTCGGCACCATCACCGCCCAGGGCCGCGGTCCGAAGATCACCATCTTCAAGATGAAGCGCCGCAAGGGCTACCGACGCAAGCAGGGCCACCGGCAGGACTTCACCGAAATTCGCGTCGACAAGATCGAGGGCTGA
- a CDS encoding Rne/Rng family ribonuclease, whose translation MASSGHRSSGGRAAVSNEIIINASAGETRVALVEQGTFTELHIERERDRNVAGMVALGRVTRVLPGMQAAFVDIGLEKAAFLYVGDYLDGNGQLDGADDDPRPRRGRRGQRQIPRIETLLEEGQEIVVQIAKEPIGTKGARITSHLSIAGRHLVLTPWSKRVGVSRRIGSDRERRRLRDIVQKSRPKDLGFIIRTAGEGTREADIEADVKYLSAVWEEIQRARKSAKAPALLYEELSLPLRTIRDFANSKTKRIVVDDPPTHEKMQAFLDQFVADPRPNLELYEGDLPLYDHEGLESRIDENLGRKVWLKSGGYLIVDQSEALTAIDVNTGRYVGKRDLEETVLKTNLEAVQEVVYQLRFRNLGGLIIIDLIDMESAENREKVYRALQEALRYDKARTNILKISELGLVEMTRKRTRENLVQQLCEPCSFCEGRGYVLSAETVAYKLLREIRKDLPRFSGTEIQVAVNPRVAEMFSGPAHRALQALSTQLGREIHIQSRTGLHQEQFEVIAVDQGPAVKIPIRWLESREERAAAEAKAAEDARRAKEEAAAKAKAEEEARAAEEAARAQAEAEAKAAKEAARAAKRAEAEAARREASPGADASEATPETAAVPPAPLAAGGVAMALAEAGAEDDLEEPKPEPTAADGSEAEGAGPEAPEPAPPEPSAAEAVDGPAEDPILRGLQNSEEV comes from the coding sequence GTGGCGTCCAGTGGACATCGATCGAGCGGGGGCCGCGCTGCGGTCTCGAACGAGATCATCATCAACGCAAGCGCGGGAGAAACGCGCGTCGCCCTGGTCGAACAGGGCACCTTCACAGAACTCCACATAGAACGCGAACGCGATCGCAATGTGGCAGGCATGGTGGCCCTCGGGAGGGTCACCCGCGTCCTGCCGGGCATGCAGGCCGCGTTCGTCGACATCGGGCTCGAGAAGGCCGCCTTCCTCTACGTCGGCGACTACCTCGACGGCAACGGCCAGCTCGACGGCGCCGACGACGACCCGCGTCCCCGCCGGGGGCGGCGCGGTCAGCGCCAGATCCCGCGCATCGAGACCCTCCTCGAAGAGGGCCAGGAGATCGTGGTCCAGATCGCCAAGGAGCCGATCGGCACCAAGGGCGCACGGATCACCAGCCACCTCTCGATCGCCGGTCGCCACCTGGTGCTCACCCCGTGGTCGAAGCGGGTGGGCGTCTCCCGGCGGATCGGGTCCGACCGCGAGCGGCGACGACTGCGCGACATCGTGCAGAAGTCGCGACCGAAGGACCTCGGGTTCATCATCCGCACCGCCGGCGAGGGAACCCGCGAGGCCGATATCGAGGCCGACGTGAAGTACCTGTCGGCCGTCTGGGAAGAGATCCAGCGCGCGCGCAAGAGCGCGAAGGCGCCGGCCCTGCTCTACGAGGAGCTCTCGCTCCCGCTGCGGACGATCCGCGACTTCGCCAACAGCAAGACGAAGCGCATCGTGGTCGACGACCCGCCGACCCACGAGAAGATGCAGGCCTTCCTCGACCAGTTCGTGGCCGACCCGAGGCCGAACCTCGAGCTCTACGAGGGCGACCTGCCGCTCTACGACCACGAGGGCCTCGAGTCGCGCATCGACGAGAACCTGGGGCGCAAGGTCTGGCTGAAGTCGGGCGGCTACCTGATCGTGGATCAGAGCGAAGCGCTCACCGCGATCGACGTGAATACCGGCCGCTACGTCGGCAAGCGCGATCTCGAGGAAACGGTGCTCAAGACCAACCTCGAAGCGGTGCAAGAGGTCGTCTACCAGCTGCGCTTCCGGAACCTCGGCGGGCTGATCATCATCGACCTGATCGACATGGAGAGCGCCGAGAACCGCGAGAAGGTCTACCGCGCCCTCCAGGAAGCGCTCCGCTACGACAAGGCGCGCACCAACATCCTGAAGATCTCCGAACTCGGCCTGGTCGAGATGACGCGGAAGCGCACGCGGGAAAACCTCGTGCAGCAGCTCTGCGAGCCCTGCAGCTTCTGCGAGGGACGCGGCTACGTCCTCTCCGCCGAGACCGTGGCCTACAAGCTGCTGCGCGAGATCCGGAAGGACCTGCCGCGCTTCAGCGGCACCGAGATCCAGGTCGCCGTGAACCCGCGCGTCGCGGAGATGTTCTCGGGCCCCGCGCATCGGGCGCTGCAAGCGCTGAGCACCCAGCTGGGTCGCGAGATCCACATCCAGTCGCGCACCGGGCTCCACCAGGAGCAGTTCGAGGTGATCGCGGTCGACCAGGGTCCCGCGGTGAAGATCCCGATCCGCTGGCTCGAGAGCCGGGAGGAGCGGGCCGCTGCCGAGGCCAAGGCAGCCGAAGACGCGCGCCGCGCGAAGGAAGAAGCCGCCGCGAAGGCCAAGGCCGAAGAGGAGGCCCGAGCCGCCGAGGAGGCGGCGCGCGCCCAGGCCGAGGCCGAGGCGAAGGCCGCAAAGGAAGCCGCCCGGGCCGCCAAGCGGGCAGAGGCCGAAGCGGCCCGACGCGAGGCCTCCCCCGGGGCGGACGCCAGCGAGGCGACGCCCGAGACCGCCGCCGTGCCGCCAGCGCCTCTGGCTGCGGGGGGCGTCGCGATGGCCCTGGCCGAGGCCGGCGCCGAGGACGACCTCGAAGAGCCCAAGCCCGAGCCGACCGCGGCCGATGGCTCGGAAGCGGAGGGGGCGGGGCCCGAGGCCCCGGAACCGGCGCCCCCCGAGCCTTCGGCGGCGGAAGCCGTTGACGGACCGGCGGAAGACCCCATACTCCGCGGGCTCCAGAACAGTGAGGAAGTGTGA
- the selA gene encoding L-seryl-tRNA(Sec) selenium transferase produces MNPRPEVKSDPRRALPSVDRLARALTEAHPTLPDWARREASRQVLAQARARLAQADTPPTEESLLAEAARAADRMTQPQPQRVINATGIVLHTNLGRAPLGVGASEAIAQVARSYGDLELDLETGKRGSRTSSVEQQLRLLSGAAGAVVVNNNAAAIFLVLAALGAGRGAVVSRGELVEIGGSFRVPDIMASAGVRLLEVGTTNRTHLRDYAAAIGPETALLLKVHRSNFAQSGFTAEVDLPALAGLAREHGLPLVEDLGSGTLFDLTTHGYPAEAHAPARLAAGADVVCFSGDKLLGGPQAGLILTREAKVADVLRRHPLARALRLDKLTLTALDWTLRAHLEGRAESEVPVLRALLAKPEALQHAAEALARRLAAVVPDGVEVQARPSEGLAGGGSLPDHALESWVVEVQTPGSAERVASRLRAGRPAILARIQDDTLRFDVRTLLEGDDEALIEGVNAALR; encoded by the coding sequence ATGAATCCGCGACCCGAGGTCAAGAGCGACCCGCGTCGGGCGCTCCCTTCGGTGGATCGCCTGGCCCGGGCGCTGACTGAAGCCCATCCGACGCTGCCCGACTGGGCGCGGCGGGAGGCGTCCCGGCAGGTCCTGGCCCAGGCCCGCGCCCGACTCGCCCAGGCCGACACGCCACCGACAGAGGAATCGCTCCTCGCCGAGGCGGCGCGCGCGGCCGACCGCATGACGCAGCCCCAACCGCAGCGCGTCATCAATGCGACGGGGATCGTGCTCCACACGAACCTCGGGCGGGCGCCCCTGGGTGTGGGCGCGTCCGAGGCGATCGCGCAGGTCGCGCGCAGCTACGGCGACCTCGAACTCGATCTCGAGACGGGGAAGCGCGGTTCCCGCACCTCCTCCGTCGAACAGCAGCTGCGGCTGCTCAGCGGTGCCGCGGGTGCGGTCGTCGTGAACAACAACGCTGCGGCGATCTTCCTGGTGCTGGCGGCCCTCGGCGCAGGCCGCGGTGCGGTCGTGTCGAGGGGCGAGCTGGTGGAGATCGGTGGCTCGTTTCGGGTCCCGGACATCATGGCGTCGGCCGGTGTGCGCCTGCTCGAGGTGGGCACGACCAACCGGACCCACCTGCGCGACTACGCCGCCGCTATCGGGCCCGAGACGGCGCTGCTCCTGAAGGTGCACCGCAGCAACTTCGCTCAGAGCGGATTCACGGCCGAGGTGGATCTGCCTGCGCTCGCCGGGCTGGCGCGCGAACACGGGCTGCCGCTCGTAGAGGACCTCGGCAGCGGCACGCTCTTCGACCTGACGACGCATGGCTACCCGGCAGAGGCCCACGCCCCGGCGCGTCTGGCCGCCGGTGCCGACGTCGTCTGCTTCTCGGGCGACAAACTGCTCGGGGGGCCTCAGGCGGGCTTGATCCTCACCCGGGAGGCGAAGGTCGCCGACGTCTTGCGACGTCATCCGCTGGCCCGGGCCCTGAGGCTCGACAAGCTCACCCTGACCGCTCTGGACTGGACCCTGCGCGCCCACCTCGAGGGTCGCGCCGAGAGCGAGGTTCCGGTCTTGCGTGCGCTGCTCGCGAAACCCGAGGCGCTGCAGCATGCGGCGGAAGCCCTGGCGCGGCGCCTGGCGGCCGTGGTCCCCGACGGAGTCGAGGTGCAGGCGCGACCCTCCGAGGGCCTGGCGGGCGGCGGGTCCCTTCCCGATCACGCCCTCGAGAGCTGGGTGGTCGAAGTGCAAACCCCAGGCAGCGCCGAGCGTGTCGCGAGTCGCTTGCGTGCCGGACGGCCCGCGATCCTGGCGCGGATCCAGGACGACACGCTGCGTTTCGACGTGCGAACCCTGCTCGAGGGAGACGACGAGGCGTTGATCGAGGGGGTCAACGCCGCCCTGCGTTGA
- a CDS encoding HNH endonuclease produces the protein MLNSNVLVLNRSYLPIHVTSVRRAFSLIYQGTALAVNSRYETFDFEAWSRVESDGEDGVGTPDGSIRVPRVIVLQGYDRVPRRHVRYSRLNIFARDNYTCQYCGERPHRSKLNLDHVVPRALGGRTTWENVVCSCIECNRRKGGRTPAQARLRLERRPVKPSWTPMLTHIGSKVRYDEWRPFLHIASPEGGVAAGG, from the coding sequence ATGCTGAACTCGAACGTCTTGGTCCTGAATCGGTCCTACCTTCCGATCCACGTCACGTCGGTTCGTCGTGCCTTTTCGCTGATCTATCAGGGGACCGCCTTGGCGGTGAACTCGCGGTACGAGACGTTCGACTTCGAAGCCTGGAGTCGCGTCGAGTCCGACGGGGAAGATGGGGTGGGAACGCCGGATGGCTCGATCCGGGTGCCAAGAGTGATCGTGCTCCAGGGCTACGACCGCGTGCCGCGGCGTCACGTGCGCTACAGCCGCCTCAACATCTTCGCGCGTGACAACTACACGTGTCAGTACTGCGGCGAGCGTCCGCACCGTTCTAAGCTGAACCTGGATCACGTCGTGCCGCGCGCGCTCGGTGGGCGCACGACCTGGGAGAACGTCGTGTGCTCGTGCATCGAGTGCAACCGACGCAAGGGCGGCCGCACACCGGCACAAGCGCGCCTGCGCCTCGAGCGGCGACCGGTGAAGCCGAGTTGGACGCCGATGCTCACGCACATCGGTTCGAAGGTGCGCTACGACGAGTGGCGTCCGTTCTTGCACATCGCGTCGCCCGAAGGCGGGGTCGCGGCCGGAGGCTGA
- a CDS encoding P-loop NTPase, translated as MISGTRAGPHGPRTPRLIPFGGGKGGVGKTFVAANLAATLAKAGHRVVAVDGDLEGANLHTALGVPKPRHSVAEYASEREEDVQKLLEDTPYPNLRMIAATRPNLASPQPSHALRVRFVRALRKLDADFVILDLGAGSDAAVMDYFMVGDDGVVVIAPEPTSVENAYAFMRAAFYRRLRLSMLSGEVRKIVAMAMDERNERGIRTPLDLLREVQALDSQEGRRFVEVMRAFRPRIVVNDVRTAEDIKLGFAVRSVCRKYFAIDAEYLGYVNHDASARASVKARRPLVDIDPRSDAAVYLTRIARKLIAPRTPVAPSAPTPAPQAMGAPA; from the coding sequence GTGATCAGCGGAACTCGCGCCGGACCGCACGGTCCGAGGACGCCGCGTCTGATTCCGTTCGGCGGCGGCAAGGGCGGCGTCGGCAAGACGTTCGTGGCGGCGAATCTCGCAGCGACCCTCGCCAAGGCAGGGCACCGGGTGGTCGCCGTCGATGGCGACCTCGAAGGGGCGAACCTGCACACGGCGCTGGGCGTACCGAAACCGCGCCACAGCGTGGCCGAGTACGCGTCGGAGCGGGAAGAGGATGTCCAGAAGCTCCTGGAAGACACGCCCTATCCGAATCTCCGGATGATCGCGGCCACCCGGCCGAACCTGGCGAGTCCCCAGCCGAGCCACGCCCTGCGTGTGCGCTTCGTGCGCGCGCTTCGGAAGCTCGACGCCGATTTCGTGATCCTCGATCTCGGCGCGGGCAGCGACGCGGCGGTGATGGACTACTTCATGGTGGGCGACGACGGGGTCGTCGTGATCGCGCCCGAGCCGACCTCGGTCGAGAACGCCTACGCGTTCATGCGCGCAGCCTTCTACCGGCGGCTCCGGCTCTCGATGCTGTCGGGGGAGGTCCGCAAGATCGTCGCGATGGCGATGGACGAGCGAAACGAGCGGGGGATCCGCACGCCGCTCGACCTGCTGCGCGAGGTGCAGGCGCTCGATTCCCAGGAAGGGCGCCGCTTCGTCGAGGTGATGCGCGCCTTCCGGCCGCGCATCGTGGTGAACGACGTACGCACCGCCGAGGACATCAAGCTCGGCTTCGCGGTGCGCAGCGTCTGCCGCAAGTATTTCGCGATCGATGCGGAGTACCTGGGCTACGTGAACCACGACGCTTCGGCGCGTGCCTCGGTGAAGGCGCGGCGCCCGCTCGTGGACATCGACCCCCGCTCCGACGCGGCCGTGTATCTCACGCGGATCGCGCGCAAACTGATCGCGCCGCGGACACCCGTGGCGCCTTCCGCACCGACACCGGCCCCCCAGGCGATGGGAGCGCCTGCATGA
- a CDS encoding helix-turn-helix domain-containing protein — protein MKPLSDQDYYETLDVPRSAEPEEIERAYKLAISTYSADSLAGYSVFEEGDVDVLRERIEIAYQTLSEPDSRSRYDLEISDRDDALPTDTAGSDPEVFATTAEKPAPPALEPLDALEDLDEQDGDWTGARLRRTRLRQGVELEDIADVTKVNPTYLRFLEEERYEGLPASVYVRGFVQGYAGCLGLDPKQVAGAYMERYEESKGGVKRGLFSRK, from the coding sequence ATGAAGCCGCTTTCGGATCAGGACTACTACGAGACCCTCGACGTTCCGCGCAGTGCGGAGCCCGAGGAGATCGAGCGCGCCTACAAGCTCGCGATCTCCACCTACTCGGCCGATTCGCTGGCGGGCTACTCCGTCTTCGAAGAGGGCGACGTGGACGTGCTGCGGGAGCGCATCGAGATCGCGTACCAGACGCTGAGCGAACCCGATTCGCGCAGCCGCTACGACCTCGAGATCTCGGATCGCGACGATGCCCTGCCCACCGACACGGCGGGTTCGGACCCGGAAGTCTTCGCCACCACTGCCGAGAAGCCGGCGCCGCCTGCGCTCGAGCCGCTCGATGCACTGGAGGACCTCGACGAGCAGGACGGGGATTGGACCGGCGCGCGGCTGCGGCGAACGCGTCTGCGCCAGGGCGTCGAACTCGAGGACATCGCCGACGTCACCAAGGTGAACCCGACGTATCTGCGCTTTCTGGAAGAAGAGCGCTACGAGGGGTTACCGGCTTCGGTGTATGTCCGCGGTTTCGTCCAGGGATACGCTGGCTGCCTGGGGCTGGACCCGAAGCAGGTCGCTGGCGCCTACATGGAGCGCTACGAAGAGAGCAAGGGCGGCGTGAAGCGCGGCCTGTTCTCGCGCAAGTAG
- a CDS encoding RluA family pseudouridine synthase: protein MSPPRYRVGEGEDGERLDATVAALAGPSRSQARRWIDEGRVLLNGERAAPSRKVATGDVIDAEPPPAVPSEIVPEAIPLAILYEDDAIVVVDKSADMVVHPAPGNETGTLVHALLHHCGDLAGIGGVERPGIVHRLDRGTSGVLVVAKDDDAHQFLAAQFQDHSIERVYQALVRGTPATDRGRIDAAIARHPRDRKRMTVVSDARGPVRGTAREAQTAWSVLERFPVSRRSWLEIRPETGRTHQIRVHLASVGLPIAGDPVYGRRGRAREEPGLDRPALHARVLAIDHPRTRERMRFEAQPPQDIAERLAALRRRETS from the coding sequence TTGTCGCCGCCGCGCTATCGGGTCGGCGAGGGGGAGGACGGCGAGCGTCTGGACGCGACCGTCGCGGCCCTCGCCGGGCCGAGCCGCTCCCAGGCGCGTCGTTGGATCGACGAGGGGCGCGTGCTGCTGAACGGCGAGCGCGCGGCCCCGAGTCGCAAGGTCGCAACGGGCGACGTCATCGACGCCGAGCCGCCGCCGGCCGTTCCGAGCGAGATCGTCCCCGAGGCGATTCCCCTCGCGATCCTCTACGAGGACGATGCGATCGTCGTCGTGGACAAGAGCGCCGACATGGTGGTGCACCCAGCTCCTGGCAACGAGACCGGGACCCTCGTGCATGCGCTCTTGCATCACTGCGGTGACCTGGCGGGGATCGGTGGCGTCGAACGCCCCGGGATCGTCCATCGGCTCGACCGGGGGACTTCGGGCGTGCTGGTCGTGGCGAAGGACGACGACGCCCATCAGTTTCTCGCGGCCCAGTTCCAAGATCACAGCATCGAGCGCGTCTACCAGGCGCTGGTACGTGGGACGCCAGCGACCGACCGCGGTCGCATCGATGCCGCGATCGCGCGCCACCCGCGAGACCGCAAGCGCATGACGGTCGTCTCGGATGCGCGCGGTCCGGTGCGGGGTACTGCGCGCGAGGCGCAAACCGCATGGAGCGTGCTCGAGCGCTTCCCCGTGAGTCGTCGCTCGTGGCTCGAGATTCGTCCCGAGACGGGGCGCACCCATCAGATCCGCGTGCACCTGGCCTCGGTCGGCCTGCCGATCGCGGGCGACCCGGTCTACGGGCGCCGCGGCCGTGCGCGCGAGGAACCCGGACTCGACCGCCCCGCCTTGCATGCGCGCGTGCTCGCGATCGATCATCCGCGCACGCGCGAACGCATGCGCTTCGAGGCCCAGCCTCCCCAGGACATCGCCGAGCGCCTGGCCGCACTTCGACGAAGAGAGACCTCGTGA
- a CDS encoding polyphenol oxidase family protein → MTLTHPLLEDAGIAHGFGTRTSEAPRDTVRPRQVHGRAVVSATACAAAEVEADAVFARAGDPAVAVVTADCVPILVSDAEGGTVAAIHAGWRGLASGVIEAGLAALGASTTSLRAVVGPHIGPCCYEVDAPVLDALRPRDPDALTAACRESRPEHWWLDLGVLANAALGAAGIPTVARGRVPDACTSCDTERFHSYRRDGPRSGRLVHWIQPRSA, encoded by the coding sequence GTGACGCTGACGCATCCCCTGCTCGAGGACGCCGGCATCGCCCACGGCTTCGGGACCCGCACGAGCGAAGCGCCGCGCGACACGGTGCGACCGCGCCAGGTGCACGGCCGTGCGGTCGTCTCGGCGACGGCGTGCGCGGCGGCCGAAGTCGAAGCCGACGCCGTCTTCGCCAGAGCGGGCGACCCGGCCGTGGCCGTGGTGACCGCCGACTGTGTTCCGATCCTGGTGTCGGACGCCGAGGGCGGCACGGTGGCGGCGATCCATGCGGGTTGGCGCGGTCTCGCGTCCGGCGTGATCGAAGCAGGGCTCGCGGCTCTGGGCGCATCCACGACATCGCTGCGCGCCGTCGTGGGTCCGCACATCGGGCCGTGTTGCTACGAAGTCGACGCGCCCGTTCTCGACGCGCTGCGTCCCCGCGACCCCGACGCCCTGACCGCGGCCTGCCGCGAGAGCCGGCCCGAACACTGGTGGCTCGATCTCGGGGTATTGGCGAACGCTGCGCTCGGAGCGGCCGGGATCCCGACTGTGGCTCGCGGCCGAGTGCCGGATGCGTGTACGTCGTGTGACACCGAGCGGTTCCACTCCTATCGCCGTGATGGACCGCGTTCGGGCCGCCTCGTGCACTGGATCCAGCCCCGCTCCGCTTGA
- the rho gene encoding transcription termination factor Rho, protein MAVASNGATASDGELHVRALKAQSMQALTALAETLDVENAAGLRKQDLIFAILKAQAARGGRVYAEGVLETLPDGFGFLRAPDQNYLAGPDDIYVSPSQIRRFNLRTGDTVVGQVRPPKEGERYFALLKVDEINFESPDAAKQKILFDNLTPLYAEEKFRLESESGGMTTRVIDLIAPIGKGQRALITSPPKAGKTMVLKDIANAITENHPEVYLIVLLIDERPEEVTDMQRNVQAEVISSTFDEPASRHVQVAEMVIEKARRLVEHRRDVVILLDSITRLARAHNTVVPHSGKILSGGVDSNALHKPKRFFGAARNLEEGGSLTIIGTALIETGSRMDEVIFEEFKGTGNAEIVLDRKLADRRAYPAIEINRSATRREELLLDEGTLGRMYILRKVLAPLNAVDSMEFLLEKIQGTKSNAEFLESMHS, encoded by the coding sequence ATCGCGGTTGCGTCGAACGGAGCTACCGCGTCCGACGGTGAACTCCACGTGCGCGCCTTGAAGGCCCAGTCGATGCAGGCCCTCACCGCGTTGGCCGAGACCCTCGACGTCGAGAACGCGGCTGGCCTTCGCAAGCAGGACCTGATCTTCGCCATCCTGAAGGCCCAGGCCGCGCGTGGGGGGCGGGTCTACGCCGAAGGGGTGCTCGAGACCCTGCCCGATGGCTTCGGCTTCCTGCGCGCACCCGATCAGAACTACCTGGCGGGGCCCGACGACATCTACGTGTCACCGTCCCAGATTCGGCGCTTCAACCTGCGCACCGGTGACACCGTCGTCGGTCAGGTGCGGCCACCGAAGGAGGGCGAGCGCTACTTCGCCCTGCTCAAGGTCGATGAGATCAACTTCGAATCGCCGGACGCCGCGAAGCAGAAGATCCTCTTCGACAATCTCACGCCCCTCTATGCCGAGGAGAAGTTCAGGCTCGAGTCGGAATCGGGCGGCATGACCACCCGAGTCATCGATCTGATCGCGCCGATCGGCAAAGGCCAGCGCGCTTTGATCACCTCGCCGCCGAAGGCGGGGAAGACGATGGTCCTGAAGGACATCGCCAACGCGATCACCGAGAACCACCCGGAGGTCTACCTGATCGTGCTGCTCATCGACGAGCGGCCCGAAGAGGTGACCGACATGCAGCGCAACGTGCAGGCCGAGGTGATCTCGTCGACCTTCGACGAACCCGCGTCGCGTCACGTCCAGGTGGCCGAGATGGTGATCGAGAAGGCCCGGCGGCTCGTCGAGCATCGGCGCGATGTGGTGATTCTGCTCGATTCGATCACGCGGCTCGCGCGCGCCCACAACACGGTCGTACCCCACTCGGGGAAGATCCTCTCGGGTGGCGTCGATTCGAACGCGCTGCACAAGCCGAAGCGATTCTTCGGGGCTGCGCGGAACCTCGAGGAAGGCGGCAGTCTCACGATCATCGGCACGGCGTTGATCGAGACGGGCTCACGCATGGACGAGGTGATCTTCGAGGAGTTCAAGGGCACCGGGAACGCGGAGATCGTGCTCGATCGGAAGTTGGCCGATCGGCGGGCCTATCCGGCGATCGAGATCAACCGCTCGGCGACGCGTCGGGAAGAGCTGCTGCTCGACGAGGGGACGCTGGGCCGAATGTACATTCTGCGAAAAGTGCTGGCGCCGTTGAATGCGGTGGATTCGATGGAGTTCTTGCTCGAAAAGATCCAAGGGACGAAGTCGAACGCCGAGTTCCTGGAGTCGATGCACTCGTAG
- a CDS encoding TIGR03621 family F420-dependent LLM class oxidoreductase, with the protein MKPFRFGVQSFHAESAAEWREGARKAEEQGYSALHLADHILGPGPALEATNHPLQTLAAVPAMAVAAEATTTLRVGCRVFCIDYRPAAVLAKEIATLDLLSEGRLEVGLGAGWLRGEYEAVGIDFDPIGVRIDRLAETVGFLKQHLSKGQLAVSGTHVNVHGYEGAPQPVQQPRPPIMIGGGSRRVLSLAAREADVVSLNFNNRAGVLGADGVKSGTADATAEKIGWIRDAAGERFGSLELEIGCYFAFVGPGSAKIAEGMGKGIGLSAEAMREHPHGLFGDVAEVCDELERRRQRYGISYITVGAEAQDAFAPVVARLSGQ; encoded by the coding sequence ATGAAGCCTTTTCGCTTCGGGGTTCAGTCGTTTCACGCGGAGTCGGCGGCGGAGTGGCGCGAGGGTGCGCGGAAGGCCGAGGAGCAGGGCTACTCGGCGCTGCATCTGGCCGACCACATCCTGGGGCCGGGCCCCGCGCTGGAAGCGACGAACCACCCGTTGCAGACGCTCGCGGCCGTGCCGGCGATGGCGGTGGCCGCCGAGGCGACTACCACGCTGCGCGTCGGGTGCCGCGTGTTCTGCATCGACTATCGGCCCGCGGCGGTGCTCGCGAAGGAGATCGCGACCCTCGACTTGCTGTCGGAAGGTCGGCTCGAGGTCGGGCTCGGTGCGGGATGGCTGCGCGGGGAGTACGAAGCCGTTGGCATCGACTTCGACCCGATTGGCGTTCGCATCGACCGGCTCGCGGAGACGGTCGGCTTCCTGAAGCAACACCTCTCGAAGGGGCAGCTCGCCGTCTCGGGCACCCACGTGAACGTGCACGGGTACGAGGGGGCCCCTCAGCCGGTACAGCAGCCGCGTCCGCCGATCATGATCGGAGGCGGCAGCCGGCGGGTGCTCTCGCTGGCGGCTCGCGAGGCCGACGTCGTGAGCCTCAACTTCAACAACCGCGCGGGCGTCCTCGGGGCCGACGGTGTGAAGAGCGGCACCGCCGACGCGACCGCCGAGAAGATCGGCTGGATCCGCGACGCGGCGGGCGAACGCTTCGGTTCCCTCGAGCTCGAGATCGGCTGCTACTTCGCCTTCGTCGGTCCGGGGTCGGCGAAGATCGCCGAGGGCATGGGGAAGGGGATCGGCCTCTCGGCCGAAGCCATGCGCGAGCATCCCCACGGTCTCTTCGGGGACGTCGCCGAGGTGTGCGACGAACTCGAACGGCGGCGCCAGCGCTACGGCATTTCCTACATCACCGTCGGTGCCGAGGCGCAGGACGCGTTCGCGCCGGTCGTCGCGCGGCTCAGCGGTCAGTAG
- a CDS encoding putative quinol monooxygenase, with product MAKVLIAGTVEIAPEKRDVALREAQPLIEEALGEPGCLAYVWTADPFEPGRIHVFEEWEDEATLSTHLTAPSYVKMLAHLGAAGIRSAVTRKFRVDREAPVYDENGTPRGDFATG from the coding sequence GTGGCAAAGGTCCTGATCGCGGGCACCGTCGAGATCGCTCCCGAGAAGCGCGATGTCGCGTTGCGTGAGGCGCAGCCGCTGATCGAAGAAGCGCTCGGCGAGCCGGGATGCCTGGCCTACGTCTGGACCGCCGACCCCTTCGAGCCGGGTCGGATCCACGTCTTCGAGGAGTGGGAGGACGAGGCGACTCTCAGCACGCACCTCACGGCCCCCTCGTACGTGAAGATGCTCGCGCACCTGGGCGCGGCGGGGATTCGCTCGGCGGTGACGCGCAAGTTCCGCGTCGATCGCGAGGCGCCCGTCTACGACGAGAACGGTACGCCGCGCGGCGACTTCGCGACGGGCTAG
- a CDS encoding nuclear transport factor 2 family protein encodes MSFHGPLEDRLAIRELVDRYSDAVSRFDLAVWETLWAEDGEWELMGNHLRGAEAIHDFWKAVLGSLEFVFFQAQPVAVDISGDRATGRVLVAETLKPKNGDRRVVQATYDDTYTKRDGEWRFQTRRHHVLSDF; translated from the coding sequence ATGAGCTTCCACGGACCTCTCGAGGATCGCCTGGCGATCCGGGAACTCGTCGATCGCTACAGCGATGCGGTGAGCCGTTTCGACCTCGCCGTCTGGGAAACCCTCTGGGCCGAGGACGGGGAATGGGAGCTGATGGGAAACCATCTGCGGGGCGCCGAGGCGATCCATGATTTCTGGAAGGCCGTGCTGGGTTCGCTCGAGTTCGTGTTCTTCCAGGCGCAACCGGTGGCCGTCGACATCTCCGGAGACCGTGCGACGGGTCGTGTCCTCGTGGCCGAAACCCTGAAGCCGAAGAACGGCGACCGGCGCGTCGTGCAGGCCACCTACGACGACACCTACACGAAGCGCGACGGCGAGTGGCGCTTCCAGACGCGTCGCCACCACGTCCTCAGCGATTTCTGA